The Streptomyces cathayae DNA segment GTCCAGCGCGGCGACTCCCAGCAGTGTCCCCGGCGGGACCGGGGTGCCGCCCAGCTTCTCGGCCGCCCGCGACACACCCTCCATGAACAGGGAGAACTTGTCAGGGTTCCAGTCGACGACGTACACGGTCAGCTTCACCACGTCGTCGAAGGTGGCGCCGACGCCGGCCAGCCCGGTGGCGATGTTGAGGTAGCACTGCTCGATCTGCGCGGCGAGGTCGCCCTCCCCCACCGTGACACCGTCGGCGTCCCAGGCGACCTGCCCGGCGAGGAAGATCGTCCTGGATCCGCTCGCGACCGCCACCTGTCGGTAGGCGTCGATCTTCGGCAGTCCGGTCGGGTTCAGGAGCGTGACGGCCATGGTGCCCGCCTCCTTGGGTCATGAGCACTCGTGCTCTCTTGTGGTTACTTGGGAACCGTAAGAGAGTGGCTGCTGACATGGAAGAACGCACTTTTCAGTGACTGGGGAACCTCATGGTGACCAAGCAGTTCAGAGGCTCGCCCGAGGATGCGGATCTCACGCGCGCGGACTCGCTGGCACGGGAGATCTTCTCGGACATCGCCAACAAGTGGGCGCTGCTGATCATCGAGGCGCTCGGTGAGGGCACGTTGCGCTTCGGGGAACTGCGCAAGGAGATCGACGGCATCAGCCACAAGATGCTCACCCAGAACCTGCGCATGATGGAGCGCAACGGCCTGGTCGAGCGGCAGGTGCATCCGACGGTGCCGCCGCGGGTCGAGTACACGCTCACCGAACCGGGCGCCGCCCTGCGGGCGACGGTCGACGCCATGTGCGACTGGACGCACCGCTACCTCGGCGACATCGAGGCGTCCCGCGGTCGCTTCGGGTCCGGGCCCGCGGCTTCCGGCTGACCGGGTCGCCGTACCGGACGGCCGTGTCCGATTCCTTCAGGACCGGGGGCCGGGGCGCGCCCGCGGTGGCCGCGTGAGTGCACGATGTGATGCCATC contains these protein-coding regions:
- a CDS encoding RidA family protein is translated as MAVTLLNPTGLPKIDAYRQVAVASGSRTIFLAGQVAWDADGVTVGEGDLAAQIEQCYLNIATGLAGVGATFDDVVKLTVYVVDWNPDKFSLFMEGVSRAAEKLGGTPVPPGTLLGVAALDVPEHLVEVEAIAVLD
- a CDS encoding winged helix-turn-helix transcriptional regulator, which encodes MVTKQFRGSPEDADLTRADSLAREIFSDIANKWALLIIEALGEGTLRFGELRKEIDGISHKMLTQNLRMMERNGLVERQVHPTVPPRVEYTLTEPGAALRATVDAMCDWTHRYLGDIEASRGRFGSGPAASG